The proteins below are encoded in one region of Mangifera indica cultivar Alphonso chromosome 7, CATAS_Mindica_2.1, whole genome shotgun sequence:
- the LOC123221898 gene encoding cytochrome P450 89A2-like, whose product METWFIILVSLSVSALIKAFFNLLNFNTKNSNHKLPPGPSTLLIISNLLLLRKSSLEVRSFIRSLHIKLGPIITIRINSKPVIFIAERFLAHQALIQNGAVFADRPPATALGRITGSNQHNINSAAYGPNWRLFRRNLMAEILHPSRVKSYSHARKWALQILLDCLNSQSKSIEPVRPIDHFQYAVFCLLVLMCFGDKLDSKKIKEVEYVQRRMLVNLSRFNILNFWPRLTKILFHKRWKEFLQVRKEQYEVLMPLIRERRKMKKERLEKAKHDRKEVNGDFVLAYVDTLFDLELPEEKRKLDENEILSLSTEFLGAGTDTTSTALQWVMANLVKYPHIQEKLSAEIKGVVGDEQREVKEDDLQKMPYLKAIIFESLRRHPPAHSLVPHAVTEDVILNGFLVPKNASISFTVVDIGWDPNVWEDPMEFKPERFLNKDEVFDITGSREIKMMPFGVGRRICPGLGLAMLHLEYFVANLIWFYEWKAMHGDELNLEEKVEFTMVMKYPLKAHLIPRFK is encoded by the coding sequence atggaaacctGGTTCATCATTCTAGTCTCTCTCTCTGTTTCTGCTCTCATCAAAGCCTTCTTCAACCTTCTCAATTTCAACACCAAAAACTCCAACCATAAACTTCCTCCAGGTCCTTCCACCCTTCTCATCATTAGCAATTTATTGTTGCTCCGAAAATCTTCCTTGGAAGTTCGATCCTTCATCCGATCTCTTCATATTAAGCTTGGCCCTATAATCACCATCCGAATCAACTCTAAGCCAGTAATATTTATTGCTGAGCGCTTTCTGGCTCACCAGGCCTTGATTCAAAATGGAGCCGTCTTTGCCGATCGCCCTCCTGCCACCGCTCTTGGAAGAATTACTGGTAGTAATCAGCATAACATCAACTCTGCTGCTTATGGCCCCAATTGGCGCCTCTTCCGCCGTAACCTTATGGCAGAAATTCTCCATCCTTCACGGGTCAAGTCGTATTCACATGCGCGCAAGTGGGCTTTACAAATTCTTCTTGATTGTCTCAACTCTCAGTCAAAATCGATTGAGCCAGTCCGCCCTATTGATCATTTCCAGTACGCTGTGTTTTGTTTGTTAGTGTTAATGTGTTTTGGAGACAAGCTTGACAGCAAGAAGATTAAAGAAGTTGAGTATGTTCAGCGACGCATGCTGGTTAATTTAAGCCGATTTAATATACTCAATTTCTGGCCAAGATTGACgaaaattttgtttcataaaCGGTGGAAAGAATTCTTGCAAGTTCGTAAAGAACAATATGAAGTGTTGATGCCGCTGATAAGAGAGAGAAGGAAGATGAAAAAGGAGAGATTAGAGAAGGCTAAACATGATCGTAAAGAAGTGAATGGTGACTTTGTTTTAGCGTATGTAGATACGTTGTTTGATTTGGAACTCCCGGAGGAGAAGAGAAAGcttgatgaaaatgaaattttgagtttgtCCACGGAGTTTTTAGGCGCTGGCACTGACACAACATCGACAGCATTGCAATGGGTGATGGCAAATTTGGTGAAGTATCCGCATATTCAGGAGAAATTATCAGCAGAGATTAAAGGCGTTGTTGGAGATGAACAGAGAGAGGTGAAAGAAGATGACTTGCAGAAGATGCCATATTTGAAAGCAAtcatttttgaaagtttaaggCGTCACCCTCCTGCACATTCTCTGGTACCCCATGCTGTTACGGAGGACGTAATTCTGAATGGATTTTTGGTTCCAAAGAATGCTTCAATAAGTTTCACCGTGGTGGATATAGGATGGGATCCAAATGTGTGGGAAGATCCAATGGAGTTTAAACCAGAAAGGTTCTTGAATAAAGACGAAGTTTTTGACATAACAGGGAGCAGGGAGATAAAAATGATGCCATTTGGCGTTGGAAGGAGAATTTGTCCTGGTCTTGGTTTGGCAATGCTTCATTTGGAATATTTTGTGGCCAATTTAATTTGGTTCTATGAGTGGAAAGCTATGCACGGAGACGAGCTTAATTTGGAAGAGAAGGTGGAGTTTACAATGGTGATGAAATATCCATTGAAGGCTCACCTAATTCCTaggtttaaataa